The Methanofollis sp. genome includes the window CACCAGTGGACTGCAGGAACTACGTGTTATCGCAGCAGATCAAAAAAGTCTTCTTTTGTGATACAATTCCACTGCGACACCTTTGTGACGATATCGTTCAGGGTACCTTTTGCGATCTCGTCATGGAGGGGGATCGTGATCCGGTGTTCTCCGGCAGGT containing:
- a CDS encoding type II toxin-antitoxin system HicA family toxin, which gives rise to MKALGSLGYTILRQRGSHVQLSKNTPAGEHRITIPLHDEIAKGTLNDIVTKVSQWNCITKEDFFDLLR